In one Eulemur rufifrons isolate Redbay chromosome 14, OSU_ERuf_1, whole genome shotgun sequence genomic region, the following are encoded:
- the BRAT1 gene encoding BRCA1-associated ATM activator 1 isoform X2, protein MDHECARLLPAVCAVLADPRQPVADDTCLEKLLDWFKTVTEAESSLLLLQENPCLVELLSHVPKLQDVSAGVLSFSLRLAGIFAAQEDCFQYLQQAELLPGLFGEAGPLGRAVWAVPTVRSGWIQGLRSLAQHPSALHFLADHGAVDTVFSLQGDASLFVASAAGQLLVHILALSMGARAEGHTCPQGDDWPTCAQKIVDHIEESLCSTDTPRVTQALNALTTTFGRCQSPWTEVLWEQLSPLVARLLERDPVLAPHPLVDLLLCVARSPVLGSSDRGPWETAAQALSRLGPPQAGPLALGVLKLQLCPQALRTQAFGVLLQPLACVLKATAQGPGLPGLLDGTSEDSAVLDALLSSKSSCAGLLCRTLAHLEELQPLPQRPSPWPQAPLLRAVVTILCLCDGSAAPASSMGGRLCGTLVGCVRVQRAALDFLGTLSQGTGPQEQVTHVFAVLLECLERPDSSPTVLKKAFQATLRWLLSSARTPGCSGLGPHTALFLPELFPVLQKRLCSPCWEVRDSALEFLTHLSRHWGGQADFRHVLLESEVPELTRQLLQDPESYVRASAVTAMGELSSRGLHAAPTSPEHPEAQQSLLPEFLHILSADSEGFPRRAVMQVFTEWLRGGHADVVRDTERFVATVLQVVSRDLDWEVRAQGLELALVFLGQTLGQPGPHCPYTVALPKAAPPSPLAEALGALCRVRLFEFAFRALFDCDRPVAQKSCDLLLFLRDKTAPYSSLWEAGGSPDSASVEAALQRWQAGEQGQPLGDLEPEAMLAALRSIDLEGLRGTLAQGSDHVEKSPQSLLRDMLATVGVLQENQADCY, encoded by the exons ATGGACCACGAATGTGCCCGGCTCCTCCCGGCTGTCTGTGCCGTCCTGGCAGACCCCAGGCAGCCGGTGGCGGATGACACCTGTTTGGAGAAGCTGCTGGACTGGTTTAAAACCGTAACTGAAGCAG AGTCCAGTCTCCTGCTGCTCCAGGAGAACCCCTGCTTGGTGGAGCTGCTGTCCCACGTGCCGAAACTGCAGGACGTGAGCGCCGGGGTCCTCTCCTTCTCACTCCGCCTCGCAGGGATATTTGCAGCGCAGGAAGACTGCTTCCAGTACCTTCAG CAG GCAGAGTTGCTGCCGGGGCTCTTTGGGGAGGCAGGACCCCTGGGCCGAGCAGTCTGGGCTGTCCCCACCGTGCGCAGCGGCTGGATCCAGGGCCTGCGCTCCCTGGCGCAGCACCCCAGCGCCCTGCACTTCCTGGCGGACCATG GTGCCGTTGACACCGTCTTCTCCCTGCAGGGAGACGCCAGCCTGTTTGTGGCCTCGGCTGCCGGTCAGCTCCTAGTGCACATCCTGGCCCTGTCTATGGGAGCCAGGGCTGAGGGACACACCTGTCCTCAGGGTGATGACTGGCCCACGTGTGCCCAAAAGATTGTGGATCACATCGAAGAGTCCTTGTGCTCCACAGACACCCCAAGGGTCACTCAGGCCCTCAATGCCCTGACCACCACCTTTGGGCGCTGCCAGAGCCCGTGGACAGAAGTCCTCTGGGAGCAGCTGAGTCCCCTCGTGGCCCGTCTGCTGGAGAGAGACCCCGTCCTGGCCCCACACCCGCTCGTGGACCTGCTTCTCTGCGTGGCCCG TTCTCCTGTGCTCGGCTCTTCAGACCGTGGCCCATGGGAGACGGCAGCTCAGGCCCTGAGCCGCCTGGGccctccccaggcagggccccTGGCACTGGGCGTCCTGAAGCTACAGCTCTG CCCACAGGCACTGAGGACCCAGGCCTTTGGggtcctcctccagcccctggcctgTGTCCTGAAGGCCACTGCTCAAGGCCCTGGGCTCCCAG GCTTGCTGGATGGGACCTCGGAGGACTCCGCGGTGCTGGACGCTCTCCTGTCCTCCAAGTCGTCCTGCGCGGGCCTCCTGTGCAGGACCCTGGCCCACCTGGAGGAGCTGCAGCCACTG ccccAGCGCCCCTCGCCCTGGCCCCAGGCGCCCCTGCTCAGGGCTGTGGTGACAATACTGTGTCTCTGTGACGGCTCAGCAGCGCCCGCCTCCAGCATGGGGGGCCGCCTCTGTGGGACCCTGGTGGGCTGCGTCCGCGTCCAGCGGGCGGCCCTCGATTTCTTGGGGACACTGTCTCAGGGGACGG GCCCCCAGGAGCAGGTGACGCACGTGTTTGCCGTCCTCCTGGAGTGCCTGGAGCGCCCTGACTCCAGCCCCACG GTTCTGAAGAAGGCCTTCCAGGCCACCCTCAGGTGGCTTCTGAGCTCAGCCAGGACACCCGGCTGCTCTGGTCTTGGCCCCCACACAGCGCTGTTCCTTCCAG AGCTGTTCCCTGTGCTGCAGAAACGCTTGTGCAGCCCCTGCTGGGAGGTGAGGGACTCGGCGCTGGAGTTCCTGACCCATCTGAGCAGGCACTGGGGAG GGCAGGCGGACTTCAGACATGTGCTCCTCGAATCAGAGGTGCCCGAGCTCACCCGGCAGCTTCTGCAAGATCCTGAGAGTTACGTCCGTGCCAGTGCAGTGACTGCCATGGGGGAGCTCTCTAGCCGGGGCTTGCACGCCGCCCCCACCAGCCCCGAGCACCCAGAGGCCCAGCAG AGCCTGCTTCCAGAGTTCCTGCACATCCTCTCCGCAGACTCGGAGGGTTTCCCACGGAGGGCCGTCATGCAGGTCTTCACCGAGTGGCTGAGGGGCGGCCACGCCGACGTGGTCCGGGACACAGAGCGGTTTGTGGCCACGGTGCTGCAGGTGGTGAGCCGGGACCTGGACTGGGAGGTGCGGGCCCAGGGCCTGGAGCTGGCACTGGTGTTCCTCGGCCAGACGCTGGGGCAGCCGGGCCCCCACTGTCCCTACACCGTGGCCCTGCCCAAGGCAGCCCCGCCCAGCCCCCTCGCTGAGGCGCTGGGGGCTCTCTGCCGGGTGCGGCTCTTTGAGTTCGCCTTTCGTGCCTTGTTTGACTGTGACCGACCCGTGGCCCAGAAGTCCTGtgacctcctcctcttcctgaggGACAAGACTGCACCCTACAGCAGCCTGTGGGAGGCAGGGGGCAGCCCAGACTCAGCTTCTGTGGAGGCTGCTCTGCAGAGGTGGCAGGCGGGTGAGCAGGGCCAGCCCTTGGGGGACCTGGAGCCTGAGGCCATGCTGGCCGCGCTGAGATCCATAGACCTAGAGGGCCTCCGGGGCACACTGGCCCAGGGTAGCGACCACGTGGAGAAGAGCCCCCAGTCCCTCCTGCGGGACATGCTGGCCACAGTGGGCGTCCTGCAGGAGAACCAGGCCGACTGCTACTGA
- the BRAT1 gene encoding BRCA1-associated ATM activator 1 isoform X1 → MDHECARLLPAVCAVLADPRQPVADDTCLEKLLDWFKTVTEAESSLLLLQENPCLVELLSHVPKLQDVSAGVLSFSLRLAGIFAAQEDCFQYLQAELLPGLFGEAGPLGRAVWAVPTVRSGWIQGLRSLAQHPSALHFLADHGAVDTVFSLQGDASLFVASAAGQLLVHILALSMGARAEGHTCPQGDDWPTCAQKIVDHIEESLCSTDTPRVTQALNALTTTFGRCQSPWTEVLWEQLSPLVARLLERDPVLAPHPLVDLLLCVARSPVLGSSDRGPWETAAQALSRLGPPQAGPLALGVLKLQLCPQALRTQAFGVLLQPLACVLKATAQGPGLPGLLDGTSEDSAVLDALLSSKSSCAGLLCRTLAHLEELQPLPQRPSPWPQAPLLRAVVTILCLCDGSAAPASSMGGRLCGTLVGCVRVQRAALDFLGTLSQGTGPQEQVTHVFAVLLECLERPDSSPTVLKKAFQATLRWLLSSARTPGCSGLGPHTALFLPELFPVLQKRLCSPCWEVRDSALEFLTHLSRHWGGQADFRHVLLESEVPELTRQLLQDPESYVRASAVTAMGELSSRGLHAAPTSPEHPEAQQSLLPEFLHILSADSEGFPRRAVMQVFTEWLRGGHADVVRDTERFVATVLQVVSRDLDWEVRAQGLELALVFLGQTLGQPGPHCPYTVALPKAAPPSPLAEALGALCRVRLFEFAFRALFDCDRPVAQKSCDLLLFLRDKTAPYSSLWEAGGSPDSASVEAALQRWQAGEQGQPLGDLEPEAMLAALRSIDLEGLRGTLAQGSDHVEKSPQSLLRDMLATVGVLQENQADCY, encoded by the exons ATGGACCACGAATGTGCCCGGCTCCTCCCGGCTGTCTGTGCCGTCCTGGCAGACCCCAGGCAGCCGGTGGCGGATGACACCTGTTTGGAGAAGCTGCTGGACTGGTTTAAAACCGTAACTGAAGCAG AGTCCAGTCTCCTGCTGCTCCAGGAGAACCCCTGCTTGGTGGAGCTGCTGTCCCACGTGCCGAAACTGCAGGACGTGAGCGCCGGGGTCCTCTCCTTCTCACTCCGCCTCGCAGGGATATTTGCAGCGCAGGAAGACTGCTTCCAGTACCTTCAG GCAGAGTTGCTGCCGGGGCTCTTTGGGGAGGCAGGACCCCTGGGCCGAGCAGTCTGGGCTGTCCCCACCGTGCGCAGCGGCTGGATCCAGGGCCTGCGCTCCCTGGCGCAGCACCCCAGCGCCCTGCACTTCCTGGCGGACCATG GTGCCGTTGACACCGTCTTCTCCCTGCAGGGAGACGCCAGCCTGTTTGTGGCCTCGGCTGCCGGTCAGCTCCTAGTGCACATCCTGGCCCTGTCTATGGGAGCCAGGGCTGAGGGACACACCTGTCCTCAGGGTGATGACTGGCCCACGTGTGCCCAAAAGATTGTGGATCACATCGAAGAGTCCTTGTGCTCCACAGACACCCCAAGGGTCACTCAGGCCCTCAATGCCCTGACCACCACCTTTGGGCGCTGCCAGAGCCCGTGGACAGAAGTCCTCTGGGAGCAGCTGAGTCCCCTCGTGGCCCGTCTGCTGGAGAGAGACCCCGTCCTGGCCCCACACCCGCTCGTGGACCTGCTTCTCTGCGTGGCCCG TTCTCCTGTGCTCGGCTCTTCAGACCGTGGCCCATGGGAGACGGCAGCTCAGGCCCTGAGCCGCCTGGGccctccccaggcagggccccTGGCACTGGGCGTCCTGAAGCTACAGCTCTG CCCACAGGCACTGAGGACCCAGGCCTTTGGggtcctcctccagcccctggcctgTGTCCTGAAGGCCACTGCTCAAGGCCCTGGGCTCCCAG GCTTGCTGGATGGGACCTCGGAGGACTCCGCGGTGCTGGACGCTCTCCTGTCCTCCAAGTCGTCCTGCGCGGGCCTCCTGTGCAGGACCCTGGCCCACCTGGAGGAGCTGCAGCCACTG ccccAGCGCCCCTCGCCCTGGCCCCAGGCGCCCCTGCTCAGGGCTGTGGTGACAATACTGTGTCTCTGTGACGGCTCAGCAGCGCCCGCCTCCAGCATGGGGGGCCGCCTCTGTGGGACCCTGGTGGGCTGCGTCCGCGTCCAGCGGGCGGCCCTCGATTTCTTGGGGACACTGTCTCAGGGGACGG GCCCCCAGGAGCAGGTGACGCACGTGTTTGCCGTCCTCCTGGAGTGCCTGGAGCGCCCTGACTCCAGCCCCACG GTTCTGAAGAAGGCCTTCCAGGCCACCCTCAGGTGGCTTCTGAGCTCAGCCAGGACACCCGGCTGCTCTGGTCTTGGCCCCCACACAGCGCTGTTCCTTCCAG AGCTGTTCCCTGTGCTGCAGAAACGCTTGTGCAGCCCCTGCTGGGAGGTGAGGGACTCGGCGCTGGAGTTCCTGACCCATCTGAGCAGGCACTGGGGAG GGCAGGCGGACTTCAGACATGTGCTCCTCGAATCAGAGGTGCCCGAGCTCACCCGGCAGCTTCTGCAAGATCCTGAGAGTTACGTCCGTGCCAGTGCAGTGACTGCCATGGGGGAGCTCTCTAGCCGGGGCTTGCACGCCGCCCCCACCAGCCCCGAGCACCCAGAGGCCCAGCAG AGCCTGCTTCCAGAGTTCCTGCACATCCTCTCCGCAGACTCGGAGGGTTTCCCACGGAGGGCCGTCATGCAGGTCTTCACCGAGTGGCTGAGGGGCGGCCACGCCGACGTGGTCCGGGACACAGAGCGGTTTGTGGCCACGGTGCTGCAGGTGGTGAGCCGGGACCTGGACTGGGAGGTGCGGGCCCAGGGCCTGGAGCTGGCACTGGTGTTCCTCGGCCAGACGCTGGGGCAGCCGGGCCCCCACTGTCCCTACACCGTGGCCCTGCCCAAGGCAGCCCCGCCCAGCCCCCTCGCTGAGGCGCTGGGGGCTCTCTGCCGGGTGCGGCTCTTTGAGTTCGCCTTTCGTGCCTTGTTTGACTGTGACCGACCCGTGGCCCAGAAGTCCTGtgacctcctcctcttcctgaggGACAAGACTGCACCCTACAGCAGCCTGTGGGAGGCAGGGGGCAGCCCAGACTCAGCTTCTGTGGAGGCTGCTCTGCAGAGGTGGCAGGCGGGTGAGCAGGGCCAGCCCTTGGGGGACCTGGAGCCTGAGGCCATGCTGGCCGCGCTGAGATCCATAGACCTAGAGGGCCTCCGGGGCACACTGGCCCAGGGTAGCGACCACGTGGAGAAGAGCCCCCAGTCCCTCCTGCGGGACATGCTGGCCACAGTGGGCGTCCTGCAGGAGAACCAGGCCGACTGCTACTGA
- the BRAT1 gene encoding BRCA1-associated ATM activator 1 isoform X3: protein MGDASLFVASAAGQLLVHILALSMGARAEGHTCPQGDDWPTCAQKIVDHIEESLCSTDTPRVTQALNALTTTFGRCQSPWTEVLWEQLSPLVARLLERDPVLAPHPLVDLLLCVARSPVLGSSDRGPWETAAQALSRLGPPQAGPLALGVLKLQLCPQALRTQAFGVLLQPLACVLKATAQGPGLPGLLDGTSEDSAVLDALLSSKSSCAGLLCRTLAHLEELQPLPQRPSPWPQAPLLRAVVTILCLCDGSAAPASSMGGRLCGTLVGCVRVQRAALDFLGTLSQGTGPQEQVTHVFAVLLECLERPDSSPTVLKKAFQATLRWLLSSARTPGCSGLGPHTALFLPELFPVLQKRLCSPCWEVRDSALEFLTHLSRHWGGQADFRHVLLESEVPELTRQLLQDPESYVRASAVTAMGELSSRGLHAAPTSPEHPEAQQSLLPEFLHILSADSEGFPRRAVMQVFTEWLRGGHADVVRDTERFVATVLQVVSRDLDWEVRAQGLELALVFLGQTLGQPGPHCPYTVALPKAAPPSPLAEALGALCRVRLFEFAFRALFDCDRPVAQKSCDLLLFLRDKTAPYSSLWEAGGSPDSASVEAALQRWQAGEQGQPLGDLEPEAMLAALRSIDLEGLRGTLAQGSDHVEKSPQSLLRDMLATVGVLQENQADCY from the exons ATG GGAGACGCCAGCCTGTTTGTGGCCTCGGCTGCCGGTCAGCTCCTAGTGCACATCCTGGCCCTGTCTATGGGAGCCAGGGCTGAGGGACACACCTGTCCTCAGGGTGATGACTGGCCCACGTGTGCCCAAAAGATTGTGGATCACATCGAAGAGTCCTTGTGCTCCACAGACACCCCAAGGGTCACTCAGGCCCTCAATGCCCTGACCACCACCTTTGGGCGCTGCCAGAGCCCGTGGACAGAAGTCCTCTGGGAGCAGCTGAGTCCCCTCGTGGCCCGTCTGCTGGAGAGAGACCCCGTCCTGGCCCCACACCCGCTCGTGGACCTGCTTCTCTGCGTGGCCCG TTCTCCTGTGCTCGGCTCTTCAGACCGTGGCCCATGGGAGACGGCAGCTCAGGCCCTGAGCCGCCTGGGccctccccaggcagggccccTGGCACTGGGCGTCCTGAAGCTACAGCTCTG CCCACAGGCACTGAGGACCCAGGCCTTTGGggtcctcctccagcccctggcctgTGTCCTGAAGGCCACTGCTCAAGGCCCTGGGCTCCCAG GCTTGCTGGATGGGACCTCGGAGGACTCCGCGGTGCTGGACGCTCTCCTGTCCTCCAAGTCGTCCTGCGCGGGCCTCCTGTGCAGGACCCTGGCCCACCTGGAGGAGCTGCAGCCACTG ccccAGCGCCCCTCGCCCTGGCCCCAGGCGCCCCTGCTCAGGGCTGTGGTGACAATACTGTGTCTCTGTGACGGCTCAGCAGCGCCCGCCTCCAGCATGGGGGGCCGCCTCTGTGGGACCCTGGTGGGCTGCGTCCGCGTCCAGCGGGCGGCCCTCGATTTCTTGGGGACACTGTCTCAGGGGACGG GCCCCCAGGAGCAGGTGACGCACGTGTTTGCCGTCCTCCTGGAGTGCCTGGAGCGCCCTGACTCCAGCCCCACG GTTCTGAAGAAGGCCTTCCAGGCCACCCTCAGGTGGCTTCTGAGCTCAGCCAGGACACCCGGCTGCTCTGGTCTTGGCCCCCACACAGCGCTGTTCCTTCCAG AGCTGTTCCCTGTGCTGCAGAAACGCTTGTGCAGCCCCTGCTGGGAGGTGAGGGACTCGGCGCTGGAGTTCCTGACCCATCTGAGCAGGCACTGGGGAG GGCAGGCGGACTTCAGACATGTGCTCCTCGAATCAGAGGTGCCCGAGCTCACCCGGCAGCTTCTGCAAGATCCTGAGAGTTACGTCCGTGCCAGTGCAGTGACTGCCATGGGGGAGCTCTCTAGCCGGGGCTTGCACGCCGCCCCCACCAGCCCCGAGCACCCAGAGGCCCAGCAG AGCCTGCTTCCAGAGTTCCTGCACATCCTCTCCGCAGACTCGGAGGGTTTCCCACGGAGGGCCGTCATGCAGGTCTTCACCGAGTGGCTGAGGGGCGGCCACGCCGACGTGGTCCGGGACACAGAGCGGTTTGTGGCCACGGTGCTGCAGGTGGTGAGCCGGGACCTGGACTGGGAGGTGCGGGCCCAGGGCCTGGAGCTGGCACTGGTGTTCCTCGGCCAGACGCTGGGGCAGCCGGGCCCCCACTGTCCCTACACCGTGGCCCTGCCCAAGGCAGCCCCGCCCAGCCCCCTCGCTGAGGCGCTGGGGGCTCTCTGCCGGGTGCGGCTCTTTGAGTTCGCCTTTCGTGCCTTGTTTGACTGTGACCGACCCGTGGCCCAGAAGTCCTGtgacctcctcctcttcctgaggGACAAGACTGCACCCTACAGCAGCCTGTGGGAGGCAGGGGGCAGCCCAGACTCAGCTTCTGTGGAGGCTGCTCTGCAGAGGTGGCAGGCGGGTGAGCAGGGCCAGCCCTTGGGGGACCTGGAGCCTGAGGCCATGCTGGCCGCGCTGAGATCCATAGACCTAGAGGGCCTCCGGGGCACACTGGCCCAGGGTAGCGACCACGTGGAGAAGAGCCCCCAGTCCCTCCTGCGGGACATGCTGGCCACAGTGGGCGTCCTGCAGGAGAACCAGGCCGACTGCTACTGA